The following are encoded together in the Phyllopteryx taeniolatus isolate TA_2022b chromosome 21, UOR_Ptae_1.2, whole genome shotgun sequence genome:
- the LOC133470954 gene encoding regulating synaptic membrane exocytosis protein 2-like isoform X8, whose protein sequence is MRSSLRDDMDHSHWWYPSELTAMPTQVSWQQSTDGERLIGRILLNKTMKDGSIHADTGALLGLKVVGGKMTESGHLCAFITKVKRGSLADVVGHLRAGDQVVEWNGHVLQGATFNDVYNIILESKSEPQVELLVSRPIRAADSSHLQLVSSSSSFDSPISLNAMQGQVLTENTRVLLPRLQVKLWYDKVGHQLIVTVLGAKELPVRIDGRPRNIYVEIYLLPDRSGKSKRRTKTVKKLAEPRWNQTFIYSPVHERDFQERTLELTVWDQAGIAEEESQFLGEVVIGLEKTTVLDDQPHWFKLHRNAFASLPRANTSPYLQRRVLQHGAAARRLHCFNRFSDGDFSDYDCEDVIGVISDSRQNGQHLYSSAHSLNEHGPSSRPGSRCDPIMARCDPAPARCSSPSHSANPLYPLYREDAVRMLRASKITRTHSDVGRYDSLDKRLLRRRSGAISLDSHDCYSGRLCNTPWPNHKTNGSLEDFSQNFIPNLPSEAEPFDEELLRVGRHDGSLHLSPIGSPERSRRVRQLPAVPPKGAPDTLCTTPTKGTPTGAAAPPTALPPPASHRQAPSAGNHQCPPLIRIQAPPPTEPSHFHCQVSPSPTPPPNPVPPPPSTASHQAPPQPAPAPPPTTSTHQAPSPPTTASPPPLSTTLQDPPPPAPSSCHQAPPPSAACWTPAPPSQTPEADRRSATPGGSRKEVTWEDQQMKGANGTLACTLARKSVMKDPERMRDSLSKSSLSNLSDVSSESVVLYDLQSVSQAEGPESLGGLEALSGPGSTEKTTLQNSESMEEGEEEPESSKVAAAPAAKSASVGGDICSLSRNDDDDDDKKRRSSLGARVMGMVGLGKKSQSTSQLNPEEEDKKKKVVRLPIQRSVETGLAVEFKSRFTRQPSRDPDAEDPKPGALIFPGVKLATDKHFTGFLDGLGPAQLAGRQTLATPPMGDIQIGMVYRKERLDVEVIRARGLVGKQGNKNTPAAYVKVYLMDNGKCLLKRRTRLARKTLDPLYQQQLQFEENPEGKVLQIIVWGDYGKMDHKSFMGAAQVLLDDLDLSIMVIGWFKLFPATSLVDPALAPLTNKETEGSCTP, encoded by the exons ATGCGTTCATCTTTGA GAGACGACATGGACCACAGCCACTGGTGGTATCCCAGTGAACTCACGGCCATGCCCACA CAGGTGTCATGGCAACAGTCCACAGACGGTGAGCGTCTCATTGGGCGAATTCTGCTGAACAAGACCATGAAGGACGGATCCATTCACGCAGACACTGGCGCGCTGCTTGGACTCAAG GTGGTTGGCGGTAAGATGACGGAGTCTGGTCATCTCTGTGCGTTCATCACTAAAGTGAAACGAGGAAGTCTAGCAGACGTTGTGGGACACCTGAGAGCAG GTGATCAGGTGGTGGAGTGGAATGGTCACGTTCTACAAGGCGCCACTTTCAACGACGTTTACAACATCATCCTGGAGTCCAAATCAGAGCCACAAGTGGAGCTGTTGGTGTCGCGACCGATCAG AGCTGCAGACTCTTCCCATCTCCAGCTAGTCTCCA gtTCCAGTTCCTTTGACTCTCCCATAAGCCTGAACGCAATGCAAGGACAGGTTTTG aCTGAAAACACGCGGGTTCTGCTTCCCAGACTTCAG GTGAAGCTGTGGTATGATAAAGTTGGCCATCAGCTGATTGTCACTGTCCTCGGAGCTAAAGAACTTCCTGTTCGGATAGACGGCCGGCCCCGCAACATTTATGTTGAAATCTACTTACTTCCTGACAGAAG TGGTAAAAGTAAGCGGAGGACAAAGACCGTGAAGAAGTTGGCAGAACCTCGGTGGAACCAGACCTTCATCTACTCTCCGGTCCACGAACGGGACTTCCAAGAGCGCACGTTGGAGTTGACGGTCTGGGATCAGGCCGGAATTGCTGAGGAAGAGAGTCAGTTCCTCGGAGAG GTTGTGATCGGGCTGGAGAAGACCACAGTGCTGGATGATCAGCCTCACTGGTTCAAACTTCACAGGAACGCTTTTGCCTCTCTGCCGCGAGCCAACACCTCTCCCTACCTGCAGAGGAGAGTCCTCCAGCACGGAGCCGCTGCCAGGAGGCTGCACT GTTTTAATAGGTTCAGCGATGGAGACTTTTCCGATTATGACTGCGAGGACGTTATCGGGGTGATATCAG ATTCCCGTCAGAACGGCCAACACCTCTACAGCTCCGCCCACTCTCTAAACGAGCACGGGCCGTCATCTCGTCCCGGCTCGCGATGCGACCCGATCATGGCGAGGTGTGATCCGGCCCCGGCGAGGTGCTCGTCGCCAAGCCACAG TGCAAACCCTCTTTACCCGCTTTACCGCGAAGACGCCGTGCGGATGCTGCGAGCCTCTAAGATCACTCGAACTCATTCTGATGTCGGACGCTATGACAGCCTGGACAA GAGGTTATTGAGGAGAAGGTCTGGGGCCATCTCTCTTGATTCCCATGACTG TTACTCTGGAAGATTGTGTAATACTCCCTGGCCAAACCACAAGACAAATGGGAGCCTTGAGGACTTCAG CCAGAACTTCATCCCAAACTTGCCCTCGGAAGCAGAACCCTTCGATGAGGAGCTGTTAAG GGTCGGCCGGCACGATGGGTCGCTCCATTTGAGTCCGATAGGGAGCCCCGAGCGCAGTCGCCGAGTACGTCAGTTGCCCGCGGTCCCACCCAAAGGTGCTCCGGACACAC TTTGCACCACGCCCACAAAAGGAACACCCACTGGGGCTGCAGCTCCACCCACTGCCCTTCCCCCTCCCGCCTCCCACAGACAGGCTCCATCCGCTGGCAACCATCAATGCCCTCCGCTCATTAGAATACAAGCTCCGCCTCCCACAGAACCTTCACACTTCCATTGCCAAGTCTCGCCCTCTCCCACCCCCCCACCTAACCCAGTTCCTCCCCCACCCTCCACCGCTTCTCACCAAGCTCCTCCCCAACCTGCCCCAGCCCCTCCCCCAACCACCTCAACTCATCAAGCGCCTTCCCCACCTACCACAGCTTCTCCCCCTCCCTTGTCAACTACTCTTCAAGATCCACCTCCCCCAGCCCCCTCCTCTTGTCATCAAGCTCCGCCTCCCTCAGCAGCATGCTGGACGCCGGCCCCACCTTCTCAGACACCAG AGGCGGACAGACGCTCAGCCACGCCCGGAGGCAGCAGGAAAG AGGTCACATGGGAGGACCAACAGATGAAAGGAGCTAACGGTACATTAGCATGTACActtgcaagaaaaa GTGTGATGAAGGATCCAGAAAGG ATGCGGGACAGTCTCTCGAAGTCGTCCCTCAGCAACTTGAGCGACGTGTCTTCGGAGTCCGTCGTCCTCTACGACCTTCAAAGCGTCAG TCAAGCGGAAGGTCCGGAGAGTCTAGGGGGTTTGGAGGCTTTGTCGGGGCCAGGATCGACAGAAAAGACCACCCTGCAGAACAGCGAATCGATGGAGGAAGGAGAGGAGGAGCCTGAGTCGTCAAA GGTGGCAGCAGCACCTGCCGCCAAGTCTGCCAGTGTGGGGGGTGACATTTGTTCTCTGAGCCgtaacgacgacgacgacgacgacaagaaGCGGCGATCCAGTTTGGGCGCTCGTGTGATGGGAATGGTCGGACTGGGAAAGAAGAGCCAAAGCACCTCGCAACTCAATCCGGAAG AGgaagacaagaagaagaaggtggtgAGACTTCCCATTCAGAGGAGCGTGGAAACCGGACTGGCTGTGGAGTTTAAGTCTCGCTTCACACGACAGCCAAGCCGCGATCCTGACGCAGAGGACCCGAAGCCCGGAGC TTTGATCTTTCCGGGAGTCAAGCTGGCCACAGACAAACACTTCACCGGTTTCCTTGATGGGTTAGGCCCAGCCCAGCTGGCTGGGAGGCAGACGTTGGCTACACCTCCCATGG GAGACATCCAGATCGGAATGGTCTACAGGAAGGAGCGCCTAGACGTGGAGGTGATCCGGGCCAGGGGGCTTGTGGGTAAACAAGGCAACAAAAATACACCAG CTGCATATGTGAAGGTCTACCTGATGGATAACGGCAAATGTTTGTTGAAGCGAAGAACTCGTCTGGCCAGAAAGACGCTGGATCCTCTTTATCAACAACAGCTGCAGTTTGAAGAGAATCCGGAAGGCAAAGTTCTACAG ATCATTGTGTGGGGGGACTATGGAAAGATGGACCATAAATCCTTCATGGGTGCTGCTCAGGTTCTACTGGATGACTTGGACCTGTCAATCATGGTGATTGGTTGGTTTAAATTGTTTCCTGCCACCTCCTTGGTGGACCCCGCTTTGGCTCCACTGACCAATaaagagactgagggcagctgCACACCATAG
- the LOC133470954 gene encoding regulating synaptic membrane exocytosis protein 2-like isoform X7, giving the protein MRSSLRDDMDHSHWWYPSELTAMPTQQVSWQQSTDGERLIGRILLNKTMKDGSIHADTGALLGLKVVGGKMTESGHLCAFITKVKRGSLADVVGHLRAGDQVVEWNGHVLQGATFNDVYNIILESKSEPQVELLVSRPIRAADSSHLQLVSSSSSFDSPISLNAMQGQVLTENTRVLLPRLQVKLWYDKVGHQLIVTVLGAKELPVRIDGRPRNIYVEIYLLPDRSGKSKRRTKTVKKLAEPRWNQTFIYSPVHERDFQERTLELTVWDQAGIAEEESQFLGEVVIGLEKTTVLDDQPHWFKLHRNAFASLPRANTSPYLQRRVLQHGAAARRLHCFNRFSDGDFSDYDCEDVIGVISDSRQNGQHLYSSAHSLNEHGPSSRPGSRCDPIMARCDPAPARCSSPSHSANPLYPLYREDAVRMLRASKITRTHSDVGRYDSLDKRLLRRRSGAISLDSHDCYSGRLCNTPWPNHKTNGSLEDFSQNFIPNLPSEAEPFDEELLRVGRHDGSLHLSPIGSPERSRRVRQLPAVPPKGAPDTLCTTPTKGTPTGAAAPPTALPPPASHRQAPSAGNHQCPPLIRIQAPPPTEPSHFHCQVSPSPTPPPNPVPPPPSTASHQAPPQPAPAPPPTTSTHQAPSPPTTASPPPLSTTLQDPPPPAPSSCHQAPPPSAACWTPAPPSQTPEADRRSATPGGSRKEVTWEDQQMKGANGTLACTLARKSVMKDPERMRDSLSKSSLSNLSDVSSESVVLYDLQSVSQAEGPESLGGLEALSGPGSTEKTTLQNSESMEEGEEEPESSKVAAAPAAKSASVGGDICSLSRNDDDDDDKKRRSSLGARVMGMVGLGKKSQSTSQLNPEEEDKKKKVVRLPIQRSVETGLAVEFKSRFTRQPSRDPDAEDPKPGALIFPGVKLATDKHFTGFLDGLGPAQLAGRQTLATPPMGDIQIGMVYRKERLDVEVIRARGLVGKQGNKNTPAAYVKVYLMDNGKCLLKRRTRLARKTLDPLYQQQLQFEENPEGKVLQIIVWGDYGKMDHKSFMGAAQVLLDDLDLSIMVIGWFKLFPATSLVDPALAPLTNKETEGSCTP; this is encoded by the exons ATGCGTTCATCTTTGA GAGACGACATGGACCACAGCCACTGGTGGTATCCCAGTGAACTCACGGCCATGCCCACA CAGCAGGTGTCATGGCAACAGTCCACAGACGGTGAGCGTCTCATTGGGCGAATTCTGCTGAACAAGACCATGAAGGACGGATCCATTCACGCAGACACTGGCGCGCTGCTTGGACTCAAG GTGGTTGGCGGTAAGATGACGGAGTCTGGTCATCTCTGTGCGTTCATCACTAAAGTGAAACGAGGAAGTCTAGCAGACGTTGTGGGACACCTGAGAGCAG GTGATCAGGTGGTGGAGTGGAATGGTCACGTTCTACAAGGCGCCACTTTCAACGACGTTTACAACATCATCCTGGAGTCCAAATCAGAGCCACAAGTGGAGCTGTTGGTGTCGCGACCGATCAG AGCTGCAGACTCTTCCCATCTCCAGCTAGTCTCCA gtTCCAGTTCCTTTGACTCTCCCATAAGCCTGAACGCAATGCAAGGACAGGTTTTG aCTGAAAACACGCGGGTTCTGCTTCCCAGACTTCAG GTGAAGCTGTGGTATGATAAAGTTGGCCATCAGCTGATTGTCACTGTCCTCGGAGCTAAAGAACTTCCTGTTCGGATAGACGGCCGGCCCCGCAACATTTATGTTGAAATCTACTTACTTCCTGACAGAAG TGGTAAAAGTAAGCGGAGGACAAAGACCGTGAAGAAGTTGGCAGAACCTCGGTGGAACCAGACCTTCATCTACTCTCCGGTCCACGAACGGGACTTCCAAGAGCGCACGTTGGAGTTGACGGTCTGGGATCAGGCCGGAATTGCTGAGGAAGAGAGTCAGTTCCTCGGAGAG GTTGTGATCGGGCTGGAGAAGACCACAGTGCTGGATGATCAGCCTCACTGGTTCAAACTTCACAGGAACGCTTTTGCCTCTCTGCCGCGAGCCAACACCTCTCCCTACCTGCAGAGGAGAGTCCTCCAGCACGGAGCCGCTGCCAGGAGGCTGCACT GTTTTAATAGGTTCAGCGATGGAGACTTTTCCGATTATGACTGCGAGGACGTTATCGGGGTGATATCAG ATTCCCGTCAGAACGGCCAACACCTCTACAGCTCCGCCCACTCTCTAAACGAGCACGGGCCGTCATCTCGTCCCGGCTCGCGATGCGACCCGATCATGGCGAGGTGTGATCCGGCCCCGGCGAGGTGCTCGTCGCCAAGCCACAG TGCAAACCCTCTTTACCCGCTTTACCGCGAAGACGCCGTGCGGATGCTGCGAGCCTCTAAGATCACTCGAACTCATTCTGATGTCGGACGCTATGACAGCCTGGACAA GAGGTTATTGAGGAGAAGGTCTGGGGCCATCTCTCTTGATTCCCATGACTG TTACTCTGGAAGATTGTGTAATACTCCCTGGCCAAACCACAAGACAAATGGGAGCCTTGAGGACTTCAG CCAGAACTTCATCCCAAACTTGCCCTCGGAAGCAGAACCCTTCGATGAGGAGCTGTTAAG GGTCGGCCGGCACGATGGGTCGCTCCATTTGAGTCCGATAGGGAGCCCCGAGCGCAGTCGCCGAGTACGTCAGTTGCCCGCGGTCCCACCCAAAGGTGCTCCGGACACAC TTTGCACCACGCCCACAAAAGGAACACCCACTGGGGCTGCAGCTCCACCCACTGCCCTTCCCCCTCCCGCCTCCCACAGACAGGCTCCATCCGCTGGCAACCATCAATGCCCTCCGCTCATTAGAATACAAGCTCCGCCTCCCACAGAACCTTCACACTTCCATTGCCAAGTCTCGCCCTCTCCCACCCCCCCACCTAACCCAGTTCCTCCCCCACCCTCCACCGCTTCTCACCAAGCTCCTCCCCAACCTGCCCCAGCCCCTCCCCCAACCACCTCAACTCATCAAGCGCCTTCCCCACCTACCACAGCTTCTCCCCCTCCCTTGTCAACTACTCTTCAAGATCCACCTCCCCCAGCCCCCTCCTCTTGTCATCAAGCTCCGCCTCCCTCAGCAGCATGCTGGACGCCGGCCCCACCTTCTCAGACACCAG AGGCGGACAGACGCTCAGCCACGCCCGGAGGCAGCAGGAAAG AGGTCACATGGGAGGACCAACAGATGAAAGGAGCTAACGGTACATTAGCATGTACActtgcaagaaaaa GTGTGATGAAGGATCCAGAAAGG ATGCGGGACAGTCTCTCGAAGTCGTCCCTCAGCAACTTGAGCGACGTGTCTTCGGAGTCCGTCGTCCTCTACGACCTTCAAAGCGTCAG TCAAGCGGAAGGTCCGGAGAGTCTAGGGGGTTTGGAGGCTTTGTCGGGGCCAGGATCGACAGAAAAGACCACCCTGCAGAACAGCGAATCGATGGAGGAAGGAGAGGAGGAGCCTGAGTCGTCAAA GGTGGCAGCAGCACCTGCCGCCAAGTCTGCCAGTGTGGGGGGTGACATTTGTTCTCTGAGCCgtaacgacgacgacgacgacgacaagaaGCGGCGATCCAGTTTGGGCGCTCGTGTGATGGGAATGGTCGGACTGGGAAAGAAGAGCCAAAGCACCTCGCAACTCAATCCGGAAG AGgaagacaagaagaagaaggtggtgAGACTTCCCATTCAGAGGAGCGTGGAAACCGGACTGGCTGTGGAGTTTAAGTCTCGCTTCACACGACAGCCAAGCCGCGATCCTGACGCAGAGGACCCGAAGCCCGGAGC TTTGATCTTTCCGGGAGTCAAGCTGGCCACAGACAAACACTTCACCGGTTTCCTTGATGGGTTAGGCCCAGCCCAGCTGGCTGGGAGGCAGACGTTGGCTACACCTCCCATGG GAGACATCCAGATCGGAATGGTCTACAGGAAGGAGCGCCTAGACGTGGAGGTGATCCGGGCCAGGGGGCTTGTGGGTAAACAAGGCAACAAAAATACACCAG CTGCATATGTGAAGGTCTACCTGATGGATAACGGCAAATGTTTGTTGAAGCGAAGAACTCGTCTGGCCAGAAAGACGCTGGATCCTCTTTATCAACAACAGCTGCAGTTTGAAGAGAATCCGGAAGGCAAAGTTCTACAG ATCATTGTGTGGGGGGACTATGGAAAGATGGACCATAAATCCTTCATGGGTGCTGCTCAGGTTCTACTGGATGACTTGGACCTGTCAATCATGGTGATTGGTTGGTTTAAATTGTTTCCTGCCACCTCCTTGGTGGACCCCGCTTTGGCTCCACTGACCAATaaagagactgagggcagctgCACACCATAG
- the LOC133470954 gene encoding regulating synaptic membrane exocytosis protein 2-like isoform X1 yields the protein MATPEELTHRLRRRSRSPPRHPVPHKHLDRCPAHRRKPTNDGISRRSGNALAIGSLSSSEEELLTTRENSGDDRDRDDMDHSHWWYPSELTAMPTQQVSWQQSTDGERLIGRILLNKTMKDGSIHADTGALLGLKVVGGKMTESGHLCAFITKVKRGSLADVVGHLRAGDQVVEWNGHVLQGATFNDVYNIILESKSEPQVELLVSRPIRAADSSHLQLVSSSSSFDSPISLNAMQGQVLTENTRVLLPRLQVKLWYDKVGHQLIVTVLGAKELPVRIDGRPRNIYVEIYLLPDRSGKSKRRTKTVKKLAEPRWNQTFIYSPVHERDFQERTLELTVWDQAGIAEEESQFLGEVVIGLEKTTVLDDQPHWFKLHRNAFASLPRANTSPYLQRRVLQHGAAARRLHCFNRFSDGDFSDYDCEDVIGVISDSRQNGQHLYSSAHSLNEHGPSSRPGSRCDPIMARCDPAPARCSSPSHSANPLYPLYREDAVRMLRASKITRTHSDVGRYDSLDKRLLRRRSGAISLDSHDCYSGRLCNTPWPNHKTNGSLEDFSQNFIPNLPSEAEPFDEELLRVGRHDGSLHLSPIGSPERSRRVRQLPAVPPKGAPDTLCTTPTKGTPTGAAAPPTALPPPASHRQAPSAGNHQCPPLIRIQAPPPTEPSHFHCQVSPSPTPPPNPVPPPPSTASHQAPPQPAPAPPPTTSTHQAPSPPTTASPPPLSTTLQDPPPPAPSSCHQAPPPSAACWTPAPPSQTPEADRRSATPGGSRKEVTWEDQQMKGANGTLACTLARKSVMKDPERMRDSLSKSSLSNLSDVSSESVVLYDLQSVSQAEGPESLGGLEALSGPGSTEKTTLQNSESMEEGEEEPESSKVAAAPAAKSASVGGDICSLSRNDDDDDDKKRRSSLGARVMGMVGLGKKSQSTSQLNPEEEDKKKKVVRLPIQRSVETGLAVEFKSRFTRQPSRDPDAEDPKPGALIFPGVKLATDKHFTGFLDGLGPAQLAGRQTLATPPMGDIQIGMVYRKERLDVEVIRARGLVGKQGNKNTPAAYVKVYLMDNGKCLLKRRTRLARKTLDPLYQQQLQFEENPEGKVLQIIVWGDYGKMDHKSFMGAAQVLLDDLDLSIMVIGWFKLFPATSLVDPALAPLTNKETEGSCTP from the exons ATGGCGACGCCGGAAGAGCTGACCCACAGGCTCC GTCGGAGGTCGCGCTCCCCTCCGCGCCATCCTGTCCCTCATAAACACCTTGACCGGTGCCCCGCCCACAGGAGGAAGCCAACCAATGACGGCATCTCGCGCAGGTCGGGAAACGCGCTCGCGATCGGCAGCCTCAGCAGCTCGGAAGAGGAGCTTCTGACCACACGTGAGAACAGTGGTGACGACCGGGACC GAGACGACATGGACCACAGCCACTGGTGGTATCCCAGTGAACTCACGGCCATGCCCACA CAGCAGGTGTCATGGCAACAGTCCACAGACGGTGAGCGTCTCATTGGGCGAATTCTGCTGAACAAGACCATGAAGGACGGATCCATTCACGCAGACACTGGCGCGCTGCTTGGACTCAAG GTGGTTGGCGGTAAGATGACGGAGTCTGGTCATCTCTGTGCGTTCATCACTAAAGTGAAACGAGGAAGTCTAGCAGACGTTGTGGGACACCTGAGAGCAG GTGATCAGGTGGTGGAGTGGAATGGTCACGTTCTACAAGGCGCCACTTTCAACGACGTTTACAACATCATCCTGGAGTCCAAATCAGAGCCACAAGTGGAGCTGTTGGTGTCGCGACCGATCAG AGCTGCAGACTCTTCCCATCTCCAGCTAGTCTCCA gtTCCAGTTCCTTTGACTCTCCCATAAGCCTGAACGCAATGCAAGGACAGGTTTTG aCTGAAAACACGCGGGTTCTGCTTCCCAGACTTCAG GTGAAGCTGTGGTATGATAAAGTTGGCCATCAGCTGATTGTCACTGTCCTCGGAGCTAAAGAACTTCCTGTTCGGATAGACGGCCGGCCCCGCAACATTTATGTTGAAATCTACTTACTTCCTGACAGAAG TGGTAAAAGTAAGCGGAGGACAAAGACCGTGAAGAAGTTGGCAGAACCTCGGTGGAACCAGACCTTCATCTACTCTCCGGTCCACGAACGGGACTTCCAAGAGCGCACGTTGGAGTTGACGGTCTGGGATCAGGCCGGAATTGCTGAGGAAGAGAGTCAGTTCCTCGGAGAG GTTGTGATCGGGCTGGAGAAGACCACAGTGCTGGATGATCAGCCTCACTGGTTCAAACTTCACAGGAACGCTTTTGCCTCTCTGCCGCGAGCCAACACCTCTCCCTACCTGCAGAGGAGAGTCCTCCAGCACGGAGCCGCTGCCAGGAGGCTGCACT GTTTTAATAGGTTCAGCGATGGAGACTTTTCCGATTATGACTGCGAGGACGTTATCGGGGTGATATCAG ATTCCCGTCAGAACGGCCAACACCTCTACAGCTCCGCCCACTCTCTAAACGAGCACGGGCCGTCATCTCGTCCCGGCTCGCGATGCGACCCGATCATGGCGAGGTGTGATCCGGCCCCGGCGAGGTGCTCGTCGCCAAGCCACAG TGCAAACCCTCTTTACCCGCTTTACCGCGAAGACGCCGTGCGGATGCTGCGAGCCTCTAAGATCACTCGAACTCATTCTGATGTCGGACGCTATGACAGCCTGGACAA GAGGTTATTGAGGAGAAGGTCTGGGGCCATCTCTCTTGATTCCCATGACTG TTACTCTGGAAGATTGTGTAATACTCCCTGGCCAAACCACAAGACAAATGGGAGCCTTGAGGACTTCAG CCAGAACTTCATCCCAAACTTGCCCTCGGAAGCAGAACCCTTCGATGAGGAGCTGTTAAG GGTCGGCCGGCACGATGGGTCGCTCCATTTGAGTCCGATAGGGAGCCCCGAGCGCAGTCGCCGAGTACGTCAGTTGCCCGCGGTCCCACCCAAAGGTGCTCCGGACACAC TTTGCACCACGCCCACAAAAGGAACACCCACTGGGGCTGCAGCTCCACCCACTGCCCTTCCCCCTCCCGCCTCCCACAGACAGGCTCCATCCGCTGGCAACCATCAATGCCCTCCGCTCATTAGAATACAAGCTCCGCCTCCCACAGAACCTTCACACTTCCATTGCCAAGTCTCGCCCTCTCCCACCCCCCCACCTAACCCAGTTCCTCCCCCACCCTCCACCGCTTCTCACCAAGCTCCTCCCCAACCTGCCCCAGCCCCTCCCCCAACCACCTCAACTCATCAAGCGCCTTCCCCACCTACCACAGCTTCTCCCCCTCCCTTGTCAACTACTCTTCAAGATCCACCTCCCCCAGCCCCCTCCTCTTGTCATCAAGCTCCGCCTCCCTCAGCAGCATGCTGGACGCCGGCCCCACCTTCTCAGACACCAG AGGCGGACAGACGCTCAGCCACGCCCGGAGGCAGCAGGAAAG AGGTCACATGGGAGGACCAACAGATGAAAGGAGCTAACGGTACATTAGCATGTACActtgcaagaaaaa GTGTGATGAAGGATCCAGAAAGG ATGCGGGACAGTCTCTCGAAGTCGTCCCTCAGCAACTTGAGCGACGTGTCTTCGGAGTCCGTCGTCCTCTACGACCTTCAAAGCGTCAG TCAAGCGGAAGGTCCGGAGAGTCTAGGGGGTTTGGAGGCTTTGTCGGGGCCAGGATCGACAGAAAAGACCACCCTGCAGAACAGCGAATCGATGGAGGAAGGAGAGGAGGAGCCTGAGTCGTCAAA GGTGGCAGCAGCACCTGCCGCCAAGTCTGCCAGTGTGGGGGGTGACATTTGTTCTCTGAGCCgtaacgacgacgacgacgacgacaagaaGCGGCGATCCAGTTTGGGCGCTCGTGTGATGGGAATGGTCGGACTGGGAAAGAAGAGCCAAAGCACCTCGCAACTCAATCCGGAAG AGgaagacaagaagaagaaggtggtgAGACTTCCCATTCAGAGGAGCGTGGAAACCGGACTGGCTGTGGAGTTTAAGTCTCGCTTCACACGACAGCCAAGCCGCGATCCTGACGCAGAGGACCCGAAGCCCGGAGC TTTGATCTTTCCGGGAGTCAAGCTGGCCACAGACAAACACTTCACCGGTTTCCTTGATGGGTTAGGCCCAGCCCAGCTGGCTGGGAGGCAGACGTTGGCTACACCTCCCATGG GAGACATCCAGATCGGAATGGTCTACAGGAAGGAGCGCCTAGACGTGGAGGTGATCCGGGCCAGGGGGCTTGTGGGTAAACAAGGCAACAAAAATACACCAG CTGCATATGTGAAGGTCTACCTGATGGATAACGGCAAATGTTTGTTGAAGCGAAGAACTCGTCTGGCCAGAAAGACGCTGGATCCTCTTTATCAACAACAGCTGCAGTTTGAAGAGAATCCGGAAGGCAAAGTTCTACAG ATCATTGTGTGGGGGGACTATGGAAAGATGGACCATAAATCCTTCATGGGTGCTGCTCAGGTTCTACTGGATGACTTGGACCTGTCAATCATGGTGATTGGTTGGTTTAAATTGTTTCCTGCCACCTCCTTGGTGGACCCCGCTTTGGCTCCACTGACCAATaaagagactgagggcagctgCACACCATAG